A stretch of the Euzebya tangerina genome encodes the following:
- a CDS encoding FAD-dependent oxidoreductase has translation MGRLRTLVVGAGPAGMSVAVHLALTDPDAVRRDEFAVIDPAGRWLATWDAQMAAQRIEHLRSPVVHHPHPSPFALVRSVDQDRDLRRSDGLHVPTTTAFARFCTDVLEECRLTNAVIGVRAVGAQLESDAVAVRLANDVTIRAERVVVATNPRRQVLPQWLEQVPPEHVHPNGRLGENLSGRRILIVGGGLSAAHLTFGAAAGGADVALLARRPFVERRMDVHPTWLGPIRMGAFDAADFATRHELADEARGGGSMPAWAAKQLRVMSREGAVRLYEDDQVDMVLDVDGQTIVRSRAGRALPIDEVWPAFGGLSDIRVDGVLGDIADQSPLPLHGGLPALSADLRWGSVPVWVAGAVAALQIGPVAGNLFGHREAGRRIATALTGRDLPSHIPTLR, from the coding sequence ATGGGACGACTCAGGACCCTCGTCGTCGGTGCCGGGCCTGCTGGCATGTCGGTGGCCGTTCACCTCGCGTTGACCGACCCGGATGCCGTCAGGCGGGATGAGTTCGCCGTCATCGACCCGGCCGGACGATGGCTGGCGACGTGGGACGCCCAGATGGCTGCCCAGCGAATCGAGCACCTGCGGTCACCGGTCGTGCATCACCCGCATCCAAGCCCGTTTGCGCTCGTACGGTCCGTGGACCAGGACCGCGACCTACGCCGCTCGGACGGACTGCACGTGCCGACGACCACGGCCTTCGCTCGATTCTGCACCGATGTGCTGGAGGAGTGTCGGCTGACCAACGCCGTCATCGGTGTTCGCGCCGTCGGAGCCCAACTGGAGTCCGACGCCGTGGCAGTGCGCCTCGCGAACGACGTGACGATCCGGGCTGAGAGGGTTGTGGTCGCCACCAACCCCCGCCGCCAGGTGTTGCCGCAGTGGCTCGAGCAGGTGCCCCCGGAGCACGTCCACCCCAACGGTCGACTGGGCGAGAACCTCTCGGGGCGCCGAATCCTCATCGTCGGGGGCGGGTTGTCCGCTGCCCACCTCACGTTCGGGGCGGCTGCCGGCGGTGCTGACGTGGCGCTCTTGGCACGACGGCCGTTCGTCGAGCGACGGATGGACGTCCATCCGACCTGGCTCGGCCCCATTCGAATGGGTGCGTTCGATGCCGCAGACTTTGCGACGAGGCACGAACTGGCGGACGAGGCACGCGGCGGGGGGTCGATGCCTGCGTGGGCGGCCAAGCAACTCCGAGTGATGAGCCGCGAGGGAGCAGTTCGCCTGTACGAGGATGATCAGGTCGACATGGTGCTGGACGTCGACGGTCAGACGATCGTCCGCTCGCGGGCCGGACGGGCCCTGCCGATCGACGAGGTGTGGCCGGCCTTCGGCGGGCTGAGCGATATTCGGGTGGACGGCGTGCTGGGCGACATAGCGGACCAATCACCCCTTCCTCTGCACGGTGGCTTGCCAGCACTGTCTGCGGATCTGCGGTGGGGGAGCGTCCCCGTCTGGGTTGCGGGTGCCGTGGCGGCGTTGCAGATCGGACCGGTGGCAGGGAACCTGTTCGGCCACCGGGAGGCCGGCCGGCGCATCGCCACCGCACTCACCGGTCGTGACCTCCCATCGCACATCCCCACCCTTCGGTGA
- a CDS encoding FAD binding domain-containing protein, translating into MFPATYEYLRAGSIDEAVAALAEDPDETRILAGGQSLIPMMKLRFAYPERLVDINGLHELAYVRRENGHVAVGALARHADIVASDDVTGAVASAAPWVADPLVRNRGTLVGSVAHCDPEGDWNSVLLATGATVVAQGPNGRREIDITDFIVGLFENSLDEGEMVVEVRIPVPSGPSGGVYNKLERKIGDYATVGVATHLELADDGTIAAAGIGLTSVVPYATKVTEAEEMLVGQMPTEELFADAASATAAASNPHTDVRGTEKWKRNIVDVYTRRGLASALDQAHASEPTTGSTA; encoded by the coding sequence GTGTTCCCAGCCACCTACGAGTACCTCCGTGCGGGGTCAATCGATGAGGCCGTCGCGGCCCTCGCGGAGGATCCGGACGAGACCCGGATCCTGGCCGGCGGCCAGTCGCTCATCCCGATGATGAAGCTGCGCTTCGCCTACCCCGAGCGACTGGTGGACATCAACGGCCTGCACGAGCTGGCCTACGTCCGGCGCGAGAACGGCCACGTCGCCGTCGGGGCACTGGCCCGGCACGCCGACATCGTCGCCTCCGACGACGTGACCGGCGCCGTCGCAAGCGCCGCCCCCTGGGTGGCCGATCCACTGGTGCGAAACCGTGGGACGTTGGTCGGCTCGGTGGCCCACTGCGACCCCGAAGGTGATTGGAACTCCGTCCTGCTCGCCACCGGAGCCACCGTGGTCGCCCAGGGCCCGAACGGTCGCCGTGAGATCGACATCACCGACTTCATCGTCGGCCTGTTCGAGAACAGCCTGGACGAGGGTGAGATGGTCGTCGAGGTGCGGATCCCGGTCCCGAGCGGACCCAGCGGGGGTGTCTACAACAAACTCGAGCGGAAGATCGGCGACTACGCCACCGTCGGAGTAGCTACCCACCTCGAACTCGCCGACGACGGCACCATCGCCGCCGCGGGGATCGGCCTGACCAGTGTGGTGCCCTACGCCACGAAGGTGACCGAGGCCGAGGAGATGCTGGTCGGCCAGATGCCCACCGAGGAGCTGTTCGCCGACGCCGCTTCAGCCACCGCGGCCGCATCCAACCCCCACACCGATGTCCGCGGCACCGAGAAGTGGAAGCGGAACATCGTCGACGTCTACACCAGGCGGGGCCTGGCCTCCGCCCTCGACCAAGCTCACGCCAGCGAGCCGACCACCGGGAGTACCGCATGA
- a CDS encoding ABC transporter ATP-binding protein, whose product MIATFRAMIEVCGSHASLMRRALVLATLAAVCQGLAYAGLFGFFDALFARDESVWFWIGGIGALILLDAALRFGSGRAEWQVYIDVADEVREDLGAQLQRMPLQTLLARRTGDLNMVLTSGVQDVVSIAGGLYAVVITTIVAPAVTILAMVVVDWRLALALLLVFPLAVPVYGLVRRIGAKENRISSRAHAEVASQLVEYAQGLPVLRATRQVGPRSDRLQASLAHLREAQTHGLQLGTWPSIGMSTIVQVGTVAVTALAVSFVLDATLETSVVVALIAVSVRFSEPLALFANLATMFDFMEAALDRITELMAAEPLPVLQAGAADEISPSNESGMALHDVTFAYEGTDEPVLRDLSITFPARSLTALVGSSGSGKTTVTRMLTRFADPQSGTVTLGGVDIRTLEPTELMRHISVVFQDVYLFDDTIAENIRLARPQATRTEIEAAARAANCHSFIERLPQGYDTTVGEIGGALSGGERQRISIARAILKNAPIVVLDEPTSALDTESEVAVQQAVDTLVRDRTVVVIAHRLSTVAAADQIIVLEDGEVAERGVHADLVAADGRYAEMWRAQQSAREWRITDATATTAGP is encoded by the coding sequence ATGATCGCGACGTTCCGGGCCATGATCGAGGTCTGCGGCTCACACGCCTCCCTGATGCGGCGAGCACTGGTGCTGGCCACATTGGCCGCAGTGTGCCAGGGGCTGGCGTATGCCGGGCTCTTCGGATTCTTCGACGCGCTCTTCGCCCGCGATGAGAGCGTCTGGTTCTGGATCGGCGGCATCGGCGCCTTGATCCTGCTCGATGCGGCGCTCCGGTTCGGATCGGGGCGCGCCGAGTGGCAGGTCTACATCGATGTCGCCGACGAGGTCCGGGAAGATCTGGGGGCGCAACTGCAGCGCATGCCGCTGCAGACGCTATTGGCGCGGCGGACCGGCGACCTCAACATGGTGCTGACCTCGGGTGTCCAGGACGTGGTGTCGATCGCCGGTGGCCTGTACGCCGTGGTGATCACCACCATTGTGGCCCCCGCCGTCACGATCCTCGCGATGGTCGTCGTCGACTGGCGTCTTGCGCTCGCGCTGCTGCTGGTCTTCCCCCTGGCCGTCCCGGTCTACGGACTGGTGCGGCGCATCGGCGCGAAGGAGAACCGAATCTCCTCACGGGCACACGCTGAGGTCGCATCGCAGTTGGTCGAGTACGCCCAGGGACTACCCGTCCTGCGTGCCACCCGGCAGGTCGGTCCGCGCTCCGACCGCCTGCAGGCCTCCCTCGCGCACCTTCGGGAGGCGCAGACGCACGGCCTCCAGTTGGGGACGTGGCCGAGCATCGGCATGTCGACCATCGTCCAGGTCGGCACGGTTGCCGTGACCGCGCTGGCGGTGTCGTTCGTGCTCGACGCAACCCTCGAGACCTCCGTGGTCGTGGCCCTCATCGCCGTCTCGGTGCGCTTCTCGGAGCCGCTCGCGCTGTTCGCGAACCTCGCCACGATGTTCGACTTCATGGAAGCCGCATTGGACCGGATCACCGAGCTGATGGCTGCCGAGCCACTCCCCGTGCTGCAGGCCGGGGCGGCAGACGAGATCAGCCCCTCCAACGAGAGCGGGATGGCACTGCACGACGTGACGTTTGCCTACGAGGGGACCGACGAGCCGGTGCTCCGAGACCTCTCCATCACCTTCCCAGCCCGCAGCCTGACCGCGCTGGTCGGTTCGTCGGGCAGCGGCAAGACGACGGTGACACGGATGCTCACGAGGTTCGCCGACCCGCAGTCTGGCACCGTGACGCTCGGCGGTGTCGACATCCGGACGCTTGAGCCGACTGAGCTGATGCGGCACATCTCGGTCGTCTTCCAGGACGTCTACCTCTTCGACGACACCATCGCGGAGAACATCCGACTGGCCAGACCGCAGGCAACCAGGACCGAGATCGAAGCGGCGGCACGAGCGGCGAACTGCCATTCGTTCATCGAACGGCTGCCGCAGGGCTACGACACGACGGTCGGCGAGATCGGCGGGGCACTCTCCGGCGGTGAACGCCAGCGGATCTCCATCGCCCGAGCGATCTTGAAGAACGCTCCGATCGTGGTTCTCGACGAACCCACGTCCGCACTGGACACCGAGAGCGAGGTGGCGGTCCAACAAGCCGTCGACACCCTGGTTCGTGACCGCACCGTGGTCGTGATCGCCCACCGGCTGTCGACGGTCGCGGCAGCCGACCAGATCATCGTGCTGGAGGATGGGGAGGTCGCCGAACGAGGTGTCCATGCCGACCTCGTCGCGGCTGATGGTCGCTACGCCGAGATGTGGCGTGCCCAGCAGTCGGCACGCGAGTGGCGCATCACCGATGCCACGGCGACGACCGCCGGACCGTAG